GACTTCGCAGAAAAGGATGGCCTCGGTCACCGGAGGCATGAAAATTCCCGGTTTGATGTGAGCGAAGTCCGACACGCTCCGAGTCCTATCGCCGCATTGATCAACGAGCTCAGCAAGCTGCCGACGATCGGCCCCAAGACCGCCGCGCGCTTGGTTTTTCATCTCTTGAACCGGCCGCGTCACGAAGCGCAGACTCTGGCCGAAGCGATCCTTTCCGTGAAAGACAACGTAAGGTTTTGCTCGGTTTGTCACTCGCTGGCCGAAATCGACCCCTGCGAGTTCTGTACCGACGACCAGCGCGACGCCGTGACAATCTGCGTTGTCGCCGAAGCAAAGGACGTTTATGCGATCGAGCGGACCGGCGCGTTCAAGGGTCGCTATCACGTCTTGGGCGGATTGATTTCGCCGATGGACGGCATCGGCCCGGCGCAGCTCTTTGTCAAAGAGCTCGTCGAGCGAATCGGACGCGAACGTCCGAACGAAATCATATTGGCAACCAATCCTAACGCCGAAGGCGAGGCGACGGCGCTCTACCTTTCGCGCCTTTTGCAGCCGCTGGGCGCCGCCGTCACGCGTTTGGCCTACGGACTTCCGATTGGAGGGGATTTGGATTACGTCGACGAGGTGACCATCGCCAAAGCACTGGAAGGCCGTCGCGCGCTGTAAGCTTCCCGATTGGAGTTCCGAATGGAAGTGCCGGTCGGTCTAACGCAGCTGCATTAGAGCACCGCTCTTGAAATAGCGATAGAGTGTAAGAGAGCCGGGTGTGGGGCGCAGGCGCCGCTACGATTGTAGTGGCGCCTCTTTCTCGAGCTCGTCGCCAATCGCGGTTGCGCCCGGTTCGAGCACCTCGCAGTAGATCCC
This Candidatus Eremiobacterota bacterium DNA region includes the following protein-coding sequences:
- the recR gene encoding recombination protein RecR is translated as MSEVRHAPSPIAALINELSKLPTIGPKTAARLVFHLLNRPRHEAQTLAEAILSVKDNVRFCSVCHSLAEIDPCEFCTDDQRDAVTICVVAEAKDVYAIERTGAFKGRYHVLGGLISPMDGIGPAQLFVKELVERIGRERPNEIILATNPNAEGEATALYLSRLLQPLGAAVTRLAYGLPIGGDLDYVDEVTIAKALEGRRAL